From a single Pseudalkalibacillus hwajinpoensis genomic region:
- a CDS encoding KH domain-containing protein, with amino-acid sequence MEALVETIVKALVDHPDEVRVEKEATDQVDIYKLHVHADDTGKVIGKHGKVAKSIRTVMNAAAVQAPKRVQLDVL; translated from the coding sequence ATGGAAGCCCTAGTTGAGACGATTGTTAAAGCGCTTGTGGACCATCCCGATGAAGTTCGTGTTGAGAAGGAAGCGACAGATCAAGTAGATATTTACAAGCTTCATGTTCATGCTGATGATACTGGAAAGGTGATTGGCAAACATGGGAAGGTCGCAAAATCCATCCGAACAGTCATGAATGCAGCTGCTGTTCAAGCACCGAAACGTGTACAGTTAGATGTTCTGTAG
- the rpsP gene encoding 30S ribosomal protein S16 — protein sequence MAVKIRLKRMGAKRAPYYRVVVADSRAPRDGRFIEEIGTYNPVANPVEVKINEEKALDWMLKGAKPSDTVRNLFSTEGLMEKLHNAKNTK from the coding sequence ATGGCAGTTAAAATTCGTTTAAAGCGTATGGGTGCTAAAAGAGCTCCTTACTATCGCGTAGTTGTTGCTGATTCACGTGCACCACGTGACGGGCGTTTCATCGAGGAAATCGGAACTTACAATCCGGTTGCTAATCCTGTTGAAGTGAAAATCAACGAAGAGAAAGCTCTTGATTGGATGCTTAAAGGCGCTAAGCCTTCTGATACAGTACGTAACTTATTCTCCACTGAAGGACTTATGGAGAAGCTTCACAACGCAAAAAACACTAAGTAA
- the ffh gene encoding signal recognition particle protein, whose amino-acid sequence MAFEGLADRLQDTLQKIRGKGKVTEADVKEMMREVRLALLEADVNFKVVKQFINKVKERAVGQEVMKSLTPGQQVIKVVNEELTALMGGEQSKIAVSSRPPTVIMMAGLQGAGKTTTVGKLANHLRKNHNRKPLLVAADIYRPAAINQLETLGKQLSMPVFSMGDQVSPVEIASKAIEKAKEEHLDYVIIDTAGRLHIDENLMQELKDVKEAVTPDEIFLVVDSMTGQDAVNVAESFNEALDITGVVLTKLDGDTRGGAALSIKSVTDKPIKFAGMGEKLDALEPFHPERMASRILGMGDVLTLIEKAQTSVDEDKAKELEKKMRTMSFTFDDFLEQLGQVRSMGPLDELMDMIPGMNKKAMKNVSVDEKQIGRVEAIIQSMTTREKEEPDIINSSRKKRIAVGSGTSVQDVNRLLKQFDEMKKMMKQMTNMSKGGKKKGKGMNFPFMQ is encoded by the coding sequence ATGGCATTCGAAGGGTTAGCCGACCGACTGCAAGACACCCTGCAGAAGATTCGTGGCAAAGGGAAAGTAACAGAAGCTGACGTAAAAGAAATGATGCGTGAAGTAAGGCTCGCCCTGCTTGAAGCTGATGTTAACTTTAAAGTCGTAAAACAGTTTATCAACAAGGTTAAAGAGCGAGCCGTCGGTCAGGAAGTTATGAAAAGCCTGACGCCGGGTCAGCAAGTCATTAAAGTTGTTAATGAAGAGCTGACAGCGCTAATGGGTGGCGAGCAGAGCAAAATTGCTGTTTCAAGCCGCCCGCCGACTGTTATTATGATGGCCGGTCTACAGGGTGCAGGTAAGACGACAACTGTCGGGAAGCTTGCAAACCATCTACGTAAAAATCATAATCGCAAACCATTGCTTGTAGCGGCAGATATTTATCGTCCTGCAGCAATCAACCAGCTCGAAACGCTCGGTAAACAACTTAGTATGCCAGTGTTTTCAATGGGCGATCAAGTTAGTCCAGTTGAGATTGCTTCCAAAGCGATAGAAAAAGCAAAAGAAGAACATCTCGATTACGTTATCATTGATACAGCAGGCCGTTTACACATTGATGAAAACCTCATGCAGGAACTTAAAGATGTAAAGGAAGCTGTAACACCTGATGAAATCTTCCTTGTCGTTGATTCCATGACGGGTCAAGATGCGGTTAATGTAGCTGAGAGTTTTAATGAGGCCCTCGACATTACCGGAGTTGTTCTGACGAAGCTCGATGGAGATACACGAGGGGGAGCTGCCCTTTCGATTAAGTCCGTTACAGATAAGCCAATCAAGTTCGCCGGTATGGGTGAAAAGCTTGATGCGCTTGAACCATTTCATCCCGAGCGGATGGCGTCGCGTATTCTTGGAATGGGAGACGTTCTAACGCTCATTGAAAAGGCACAAACGTCTGTTGACGAAGATAAGGCGAAAGAACTCGAGAAAAAAATGAGGACGATGAGCTTTACGTTCGATGACTTCCTTGAGCAGCTTGGACAGGTTCGAAGTATGGGACCGCTTGATGAATTGATGGACATGATTCCTGGTATGAACAAGAAAGCCATGAAGAATGTAAGTGTTGATGAAAAGCAAATCGGTCGAGTTGAAGCGATCATTCAATCGATGACAACTCGTGAGAAAGAGGAACCCGATATCATCAATTCGAGTCGTAAAAAAAGAATTGCTGTCGGAAGTGGAACATCTGTGCAAGACGTTAATCGTCTCTTGAAACAATTTGATGAGATGAAGAAAATGATGAAGCAGATGACGAACATGTCAAAAGGCGGCAAGAAAAAGGGTAAGGGCATGAATTTTCCATTCATGCAATAA
- a CDS encoding putative DNA-binding protein, with translation MLEKTMRINSLFDFYQSLLTPKQRNYMALYYLDDYSLGEIAEEFQVSRQAVYDNIKRTEQMIEEYEAKLLLFERYIKRQELLKQLREAIVSENESSKALSLIKSLEKLD, from the coding sequence ATGCTAGAAAAAACGATGCGAATTAACTCGTTATTCGACTTTTACCAGTCGCTCTTAACACCGAAACAGCGAAATTATATGGCATTGTATTATCTAGATGATTATTCCCTTGGTGAAATCGCAGAAGAATTTCAAGTTAGCCGTCAGGCTGTCTATGATAACATTAAGCGAACCGAGCAAATGATAGAAGAATATGAAGCAAAACTGTTGCTATTCGAGCGATACATCAAACGTCAGGAGCTGCTAAAGCAGCTCAGAGAAGCTATTGTGAGTGAGAATGAGAGCTCCAAGGCGCTGTCATTGATTAAATCTCTTGAAAAACTGGATTAG
- the ftsY gene encoding signal recognition particle-docking protein FtsY, whose protein sequence is MSFFKKLKDKFTTQTDEVTDKFRDGLEKTRTSFSTKMNNLVKNYRKVDEDFFEELEELLIGADVGVATVMDLIDVLKDEARTRNIKDTKDLQSVISEKLAELLHKSDEDGSLNVQEDGLTVFLFVGVNGVGKTTTIGKLAHKFKQEGKKVVLAAGDTFRAGAIEQLDVWGERAGVDVIKHQAGSDPAAVVFDAVQSAKSRQADILLCDTAGRLQNKVNLMNELEKVKRVIQKEVPSGPHEVILVLDATTGQNAMSQAKQFGQSTDVSGIALTKLDGTAKGGIVLAIRHELDIPVKLVGLGEKIDDLQEFDPDTFVYGLFSSIIEEDRENDE, encoded by the coding sequence ATGAGTTTTTTTAAGAAGCTTAAAGATAAATTCACGACACAAACAGACGAAGTAACAGACAAGTTCAGAGACGGGCTAGAAAAAACAAGAACATCTTTCTCAACAAAGATGAACAACCTCGTTAAAAATTACCGGAAAGTCGATGAAGACTTTTTCGAGGAGCTAGAAGAACTCCTCATTGGGGCAGATGTTGGCGTCGCCACCGTGATGGACCTGATTGATGTGCTAAAAGATGAAGCCAGAACACGTAACATCAAGGACACAAAGGATCTTCAAAGCGTTATTTCAGAGAAACTTGCTGAACTTCTTCATAAATCTGATGAAGATGGTTCACTTAATGTCCAGGAGGATGGCCTAACCGTTTTCTTATTTGTTGGTGTTAACGGAGTAGGGAAAACAACAACGATCGGGAAACTTGCTCACAAGTTCAAGCAGGAAGGAAAGAAGGTTGTGCTTGCAGCGGGAGATACGTTCCGGGCTGGTGCGATTGAACAGCTAGATGTGTGGGGAGAAAGAGCGGGCGTTGATGTAATCAAGCACCAGGCTGGTTCAGATCCTGCTGCTGTTGTATTTGACGCTGTACAATCTGCGAAATCTCGTCAGGCAGACATCCTACTTTGCGATACAGCAGGACGGCTTCAGAACAAGGTCAACTTAATGAACGAGCTTGAAAAAGTTAAGCGTGTTATTCAAAAGGAAGTACCTTCAGGTCCACACGAAGTGATCCTGGTCCTTGATGCCACTACAGGACAGAATGCAATGAGCCAGGCGAAGCAGTTCGGTCAGTCGACCGATGTATCAGGAATTGCCCTTACTAAGCTTGATGGAACAGCGAAAGGTGGTATTGTGCTCGCGATTCGACATGAGCTCGATATCCCTGTTAAACTCGTAGGGCTCGGAGAAAAAATAGATGATCTTCAAGAATTTGATCCAGACACATTTGTTTATGGATTATTCTCTTCTATCATTGAAGAAGATCGTGAAAACGACGAATAA